The Natrinema sp. HArc-T2 genome has a segment encoding these proteins:
- a CDS encoding translation initiation factor IF-2 subunit gamma — MVGNRQPEVNIGLVGHVDHGKTTLVQALSGSWTDQHSEEMKRGISIRLGYADATFRHCEGLDEPECYTVEEECPDGSESEPLRTVSFVDAPGHETLMATMLSGASLMDGAVLVVSANEPVPQPQTEEHLMALDIIGIDNIVIAQNKVDLVDADTARDNYEQIKEFVAGTVAEDAPIVPVSAGQEVNLDLLIQAIEEEIPTPDRDPDADPRMHVARSFDINKPGTTAQDLSGGVLGGSLVQGELEVGDEIEIRPGREVEEGGQTEYVPIETTIRSLQAGGETVDTVTPGGLLGVGTGLDPSFTKGDALAGRMAGPPGTLPPTWEQFTMEVDLLERVVGAESGETVDEISTGEPLMMTVGTATTVGAVTSAREGECEVNLKRPVAADPGTKIAINRRIGARWRLIGLGTLTD, encoded by the coding sequence ATGGTAGGAAATCGACAACCGGAGGTGAACATCGGGCTCGTCGGCCACGTCGACCACGGCAAGACGACGCTGGTGCAAGCCCTCAGCGGCTCGTGGACGGACCAGCACTCAGAGGAGATGAAACGCGGCATCTCCATTCGACTCGGCTACGCCGACGCCACGTTCCGTCACTGTGAGGGACTGGACGAACCCGAATGTTACACCGTCGAAGAGGAGTGTCCGGACGGCTCGGAAAGCGAGCCGCTTCGGACCGTCTCGTTCGTCGACGCCCCGGGTCACGAGACCCTGATGGCGACGATGCTCTCGGGTGCCTCGCTGATGGACGGCGCGGTGTTGGTCGTCAGCGCCAACGAGCCCGTCCCCCAGCCCCAGACCGAAGAGCACCTGATGGCGCTCGACATCATCGGCATCGACAACATCGTCATCGCTCAGAACAAGGTCGATCTCGTCGACGCCGATACGGCCCGGGACAACTACGAACAGATCAAGGAGTTCGTCGCAGGCACGGTCGCCGAAGACGCCCCGATCGTCCCCGTCTCCGCGGGCCAGGAGGTCAACCTCGACCTGCTCATCCAGGCGATCGAAGAGGAGATCCCCACCCCTGACCGGGATCCCGACGCCGACCCACGGATGCACGTCGCCCGCAGTTTCGACATCAACAAACCCGGAACGACCGCACAGGACCTCTCTGGTGGCGTCCTCGGCGGCAGCTTAGTGCAGGGCGAACTCGAGGTCGGCGACGAGATCGAGATCCGCCCCGGTCGCGAGGTCGAGGAGGGCGGCCAGACCGAATACGTCCCGATCGAGACGACGATCCGCTCGCTGCAGGCTGGCGGCGAAACGGTCGACACGGTCACGCCGGGCGGGCTGCTCGGCGTCGGAACCGGACTCGATCCCTCGTTTACCAAGGGTGACGCGCTGGCAGGCCGTATGGCCGGGCCACCGGGCACGCTCCCGCCGACGTGGGAGCAGTTCACCATGGAAGTCGACCTGCTCGAGCGGGTCGTCGGCGCCGAGAGTGGCGAGACGGTCGACGAGATCAGCACCGGCGAACCGCTGATGATGACCGTCGGTACGGCAACGACCGTCGGCGCCGTCACCAGCGCCCGCGAAGGCGAGTGCGAGGTCAACCTCAAACGGCCCGTCGCCGCCGATCCCGGGACGAAAATCGCGATCAACCGCCGTATCGGTGCGCGCTGGCGGCTGATCGGACTGGGAACGCTGACGGACTGA
- a CDS encoding DUF5787 family protein: MSEFAFELELCAHLESRREGILARQLGASVAEPGGRILDIVCVEPGPAFDERVAITSESIPDAAIASAVGTGRARYWKDAFDCHPERARRAVDRALELDFFERDHTASAAANREYVRQTTRYPEWYGRLVGIENKPDLDRPGDLEAQLRTDASLAVVDAVVLATESYVTRAHLHRLPDEVGVWRVHRDDANGTLEIEVIREPASLPVDEPGIEPLETHPGRTEIEVVAPEAKARARRRLAERAYGKGWRTYGFPACEACQPTDIDGATLPYCGWADRIVDAAAECGPSCPGYEQATAPAVDLEAERDRETAWEADPDGTRRRQAGLDRFG, encoded by the coding sequence GTGTCCGAGTTCGCGTTCGAACTCGAGCTCTGTGCCCACCTCGAGTCACGCCGAGAGGGAATCCTCGCCCGCCAGCTCGGCGCGAGCGTCGCCGAACCCGGCGGCCGCATCCTCGATATCGTCTGCGTCGAGCCCGGCCCCGCGTTCGACGAGCGCGTCGCGATCACGAGCGAGTCGATCCCCGACGCGGCCATCGCCTCGGCGGTCGGCACCGGCCGGGCCCGCTACTGGAAAGACGCGTTCGACTGTCACCCCGAGCGGGCGCGACGTGCCGTCGACCGGGCGCTCGAACTCGACTTCTTCGAACGCGATCACACCGCCAGTGCGGCTGCCAATCGCGAGTACGTCCGCCAGACCACTCGGTATCCCGAATGGTACGGCCGGCTCGTCGGCATCGAGAACAAACCCGATCTGGACCGGCCGGGCGACCTCGAGGCCCAACTGCGAACGGACGCCAGCCTCGCCGTCGTCGACGCGGTCGTGCTCGCGACCGAGAGCTACGTGACCCGCGCCCATCTGCACCGCCTCCCCGACGAAGTCGGCGTCTGGCGGGTCCATCGCGACGACGCGAACGGGACACTCGAGATTGAGGTGATCCGCGAGCCGGCGTCACTGCCGGTCGACGAGCCCGGAATCGAGCCCCTCGAGACCCATCCCGGTCGCACCGAGATCGAGGTCGTGGCCCCCGAGGCGAAGGCACGAGCGCGCCGGCGGCTCGCCGAACGTGCCTACGGCAAGGGCTGGCGAACGTACGGATTTCCCGCGTGTGAGGCCTGCCAGCCGACCGACATCGACGGTGCGACGCTGCCGTACTGTGGGTGGGCAGACCGAATCGTCGACGCCGCGGCGGAGTGTGGCCCCTCGTGTCCGGGCTACGAACAGGCAACGGCCCCTGCGGTCGATCTCGAGGCCGAACGTGACCGAGAGACGGCGTGGGAAGCCGATCCAGACGGGACCCGTCGACGACAGGCCGGGCTCGACCGGTTCGGATGA
- a CDS encoding MBL fold metallo-hydrolase, with the protein MRVTLLGTGDTTGTPTVGCDCDTCTAARERDLERTRFSVHIENERVDESLLIDFSPDFRYQFLRDDVSLPDAAVITHVHFDHLDGLGNVFRVLDSLEVYAADETDPKTGKSVAETVDDDYHYLDPLTVVPTTPLEPVSVCGLEVTLVPVDHPPLVCYGLRVEDPVTGAALSITGDTSYDIPETSREVLADPDLLLADGIVPADLCEYHPIGGRHEDAEGTPRTFGTKHMTREGALAMAEELNADRTRLVHLAHYYPADEAFEEPLAVDGEEYVL; encoded by the coding sequence ATGCGAGTGACGCTGCTAGGAACCGGCGATACGACCGGCACGCCGACCGTCGGCTGTGACTGTGACACCTGCACAGCGGCACGCGAACGCGACCTCGAGCGCACGCGGTTCTCGGTCCACATCGAAAACGAGCGCGTCGACGAGTCGCTGCTGATCGACTTCAGCCCCGACTTTCGCTACCAGTTCCTCCGCGACGACGTGTCGTTGCCTGACGCCGCCGTGATCACGCACGTCCACTTTGATCATCTCGACGGGCTGGGCAACGTGTTCCGCGTGCTCGACTCGCTCGAGGTATATGCAGCCGACGAGACCGATCCCAAGACCGGCAAGAGCGTCGCCGAGACCGTCGACGACGACTACCACTACCTCGACCCGCTGACCGTGGTCCCGACGACGCCGCTCGAGCCGGTCTCGGTCTGTGGGCTCGAGGTGACGCTGGTTCCGGTCGACCACCCGCCGCTGGTCTGTTACGGACTCCGCGTCGAGGACCCCGTGACGGGAGCGGCGCTGTCGATCACGGGCGATACGAGCTACGACATCCCCGAGACGTCCCGCGAGGTACTGGCCGATCCCGACCTGTTGCTGGCCGACGGGATCGTCCCCGCCGACCTCTGTGAGTACCATCCGATCGGCGGTCGCCACGAGGATGCCGAAGGGACTCCCCGGACGTTCGGGACCAAACACATGACGCGTGAGGGTGCCCTCGCGATGGCCGAGGAGCTGAACGCCGACCGCACGCGGCTCGTCCACCTCGCCCACTACTATCCTGCCGACGAGGCATTCGAGGAGCCACTGGCTGTCGACGGCGAGGAGTACGTCTTGTAA
- a CDS encoding geranylgeranyl reductase family protein — MYDFVVVGVGPPGARFARRAAEDGYDVLALEKGQIGEPLACSGHVSTDIWEFTGAGAREALFQNKIYGARFHVGGPRSDAYPFYKQEVASNVIDRVGLDRHLADVAREAGADVREDHTVTSVTEHHDRVEIVANGPDGVVEFEAKLVAGCDGPRSRVRDELGLPQPDEFLHGVLAFSEEDDHQDFVDVHLTPPTFFAWRIPRGEAGVEYGLAAPPGVQVTKHFEDLIDGYEVDVSHRCSGAIPIGPPDRVTSRRAFLIGDAAAQTKPFTGGGILYGMTSADHAAREIDPDQPTTLAAYERAWREDLEREQQLGHWIRRAYSLPEPVQRLGLGALSGEIGVHMDRPTSLLSLDHLKAVLPGR, encoded by the coding sequence ATGTACGATTTCGTCGTCGTTGGCGTGGGGCCGCCGGGCGCGCGGTTTGCCCGCCGGGCTGCCGAGGACGGCTACGACGTGCTCGCCCTCGAGAAAGGACAAATTGGCGAGCCACTGGCCTGTTCGGGCCACGTGAGTACCGATATCTGGGAGTTCACGGGGGCAGGCGCTCGGGAGGCGCTGTTTCAAAACAAAATCTACGGCGCACGCTTTCACGTCGGTGGCCCCCGAAGTGACGCCTACCCGTTTTACAAACAGGAGGTCGCCTCGAACGTTATCGACCGCGTCGGGCTGGATCGCCACCTCGCTGACGTCGCTCGGGAGGCGGGTGCGGACGTCCGTGAGGACCATACCGTCACCAGCGTCACCGAACACCACGATCGCGTCGAGATCGTCGCGAACGGCCCCGACGGCGTCGTCGAGTTCGAGGCGAAGCTGGTCGCCGGCTGTGACGGGCCGCGCTCGCGAGTGCGGGACGAACTCGGCCTTCCCCAGCCCGACGAGTTCCTCCACGGCGTGCTCGCCTTTTCGGAGGAGGACGACCACCAGGATTTCGTCGACGTGCATCTGACGCCGCCGACGTTTTTCGCGTGGCGGATTCCTCGCGGCGAGGCCGGTGTCGAGTACGGACTGGCAGCCCCGCCGGGCGTACAGGTGACCAAACACTTCGAGGACCTGATCGACGGCTACGAGGTCGATGTCTCCCATCGGTGTTCGGGCGCGATCCCAATCGGCCCACCGGACCGGGTGACCTCCCGGCGTGCCTTCCTGATCGGCGACGCGGCCGCCCAGACCAAGCCCTTCACCGGCGGCGGCATTCTCTACGGCATGACCAGCGCCGACCACGCCGCCCGTGAGATCGACCCCGACCAACCGACTACGCTCGCGGCCTACGAACGCGCCTGGCGCGAGGATCTCGAGCGCGAACAGCAACTCGGTCACTGGATTCGGCGTGCCTACTCGCTGCCCGAGCCGGTCCAGCGGCTCGGATTGGGGGCGCTATCGGGTGAGATCGGCGTCCACATGGACCGGCCGACGTCGCTGCTCTCGCTCGACCACCTCAAGGCGGTGCTCCCCGGACGCTGA
- a CDS encoding TIGR00341 family protein, with protein MRYLEITVPEGKRRAVLDILEDEGVDYVVSDETSGREYTAVVRFPIPTQAVEPLLDRLKRTGVGDESRVVVIDAETVLSEGFATLQERYSYGGQTSARTSRQVLRTKADELTPPFPIYAAMLLISAVVATAGLLADSPAVVIGAMVIAPLLGPALAANIGIVTGDDRLTSTGFRYQLVGVALVVAASIALAVLARLAGLEPAGVDIVVATELEERVAPNLFSLAVALGAGIAGILSLTRGFSEAIVGVMIAAALIPPSAAVGITVAWGMSGAATGAAVLVIVNLLSVNLAALATLWVAGYRPQGLFEVSPTRTPTYTYAAIFGVGLLVLAVPLASVTLLDFHTTELESATEAEVEDVLTDPRYEEFEIEDIVIELDGNYPIQSVDRVIVTVSSQNPGPEPGLADHLYREISPHTDDPIVVEVQYVVAEQRGRTEQGDTANGQETDVQDGPLRVSRDI; from the coding sequence ATGCGGTATCTGGAAATTACGGTTCCGGAGGGGAAACGACGGGCCGTTCTCGATATCCTCGAGGACGAAGGGGTCGATTACGTCGTCAGCGACGAAACCAGCGGTCGGGAGTACACCGCTGTCGTCCGATTTCCGATCCCGACACAGGCCGTCGAGCCGCTCCTCGACCGGCTCAAGCGAACCGGTGTCGGCGACGAGTCCCGTGTCGTCGTGATCGACGCCGAGACGGTCCTCTCGGAGGGGTTCGCGACGCTGCAGGAACGGTACAGCTACGGCGGACAGACCAGTGCGCGCACCTCGAGACAGGTTCTGCGGACGAAAGCCGACGAACTCACGCCCCCGTTTCCGATCTACGCCGCGATGCTATTGATCAGTGCTGTCGTCGCGACTGCTGGCCTGCTAGCCGATTCGCCGGCAGTCGTGATCGGTGCGATGGTCATCGCGCCGCTGCTCGGCCCCGCGCTCGCGGCCAATATCGGCATCGTCACCGGCGACGATCGGCTCACATCGACCGGCTTTCGCTACCAGCTCGTCGGTGTCGCGCTGGTAGTCGCCGCCTCGATCGCGCTCGCAGTGCTTGCCCGACTGGCCGGCCTCGAGCCCGCGGGGGTCGACATCGTCGTCGCTACGGAACTCGAGGAGCGGGTCGCGCCGAACCTGTTTTCGCTGGCGGTCGCGCTGGGTGCCGGGATCGCCGGCATCCTGAGTCTCACCCGGGGCTTTTCCGAAGCCATCGTCGGCGTCATGATCGCCGCAGCACTCATTCCGCCCTCCGCTGCGGTCGGGATCACGGTCGCCTGGGGGATGTCGGGCGCGGCGACCGGTGCTGCCGTCCTCGTGATCGTCAACCTCCTGTCGGTCAATCTGGCCGCACTGGCGACGCTGTGGGTCGCCGGCTACCGCCCACAGGGGCTGTTCGAGGTCTCACCTACACGAACCCCGACCTACACCTACGCGGCGATCTTCGGGGTCGGGTTGCTGGTGCTAGCTGTGCCACTCGCCAGCGTCACCCTGCTCGACTTTCATACGACCGAACTCGAGTCGGCCACCGAAGCGGAGGTCGAGGATGTTCTCACGGACCCCCGATACGAGGAATTCGAGATCGAAGACATCGTGATCGAACTCGACGGCAACTATCCGATTCAGTCGGTCGACAGGGTCATCGTCACGGTCTCGAGTCAGAACCCAGGTCCGGAACCGGGACTCGCCGACCACCTCTACAGGGAGATCAGTCCCCACACTGACGATCCGATCGTCGTCGAGGTCCAGTACGTCGTCGCCGAACAGCGGGGGCGTACCGAGCAGGGAGACACTGCCAACGGGCAGGAAACCGACGTTCAGGATGGGCCGCTTCGGGTTTCGCGTGACATCTGA
- a CDS encoding helix-turn-helix domain-containing protein, producing the protein MSTIADLRLAATETALATTFERAPEATFELESSVSKTRPSLWVTGVDRETVDAAFAADPSVELAELLVETDSRLLYDVTFADETGSNRLWDEVLADGGSLLEARASDGWWQVTVRYRTRDQLCDTYDRLVERGINADLQRITDVTDADGHETRLTPEQQEALEVALEHGYFEIPRGVSMEELAGELGISHQALSERFRRAYETLVDAELQPAGEESRPN; encoded by the coding sequence ATGTCGACGATAGCTGACCTCCGGCTTGCGGCGACGGAGACAGCGCTTGCGACCACGTTCGAGCGCGCACCGGAGGCGACGTTCGAACTCGAGTCTTCGGTATCGAAAACGCGGCCATCGCTGTGGGTGACCGGTGTCGATCGTGAGACGGTCGATGCTGCGTTCGCAGCCGATCCCTCGGTCGAGCTCGCCGAGTTACTGGTCGAAACGGACTCGCGGCTGCTGTACGACGTGACCTTTGCCGACGAGACGGGATCGAATCGCCTCTGGGACGAGGTGCTAGCAGACGGCGGCTCACTCCTCGAGGCACGCGCCAGCGACGGCTGGTGGCAGGTGACGGTTCGCTACCGAACCCGTGATCAGCTTTGTGACACCTACGATCGGCTGGTCGAGCGGGGGATCAACGCCGATCTCCAGCGGATCACGGACGTGACCGATGCCGACGGCCACGAGACGCGACTGACGCCCGAACAGCAAGAGGCCCTCGAGGTTGCCCTCGAGCACGGCTACTTCGAGATTCCCCGCGGTGTGTCGATGGAGGAACTGGCCGGCGAACTGGGTATCTCACATCAGGCGCTGTCCGAGCGGTTCCGCCGCGCCTACGAGACGCTGGTCGATGCCGAACTCCAGCCCGCTGGCGAGGAATCACGACCCAACTGA
- a CDS encoding 4a-hydroxytetrahydrobiopterin dehydratase produces the protein MADLLSDAEIDDQLPEEWEREDDEIVRVYEFDDYLRGVNFAQMVGEIAEAQFHHPEIIIRYSGVEIRLTSHEAGGITDDDIEMAELIESEHND, from the coding sequence ATGGCTGATCTACTTTCAGATGCGGAGATCGACGACCAACTCCCCGAGGAATGGGAGCGCGAGGACGACGAAATCGTCCGGGTCTACGAGTTCGACGACTACCTCCGCGGCGTCAACTTCGCCCAGATGGTCGGCGAGATCGCCGAAGCACAGTTTCACCACCCCGAGATTATCATCCGCTACTCCGGCGTCGAGATCCGGCTGACCTCCCACGAGGCAGGCGGCATCACCGACGACGACATCGAAATGGCGGAACTGATCGAGTCCGAGCACAACGACTGA
- the lwrS gene encoding LWR-salt protein: MDARYAFRVRVRLEPAREDVSIAPSSAETTVTLFREAPEPGTEGWLFFRDTLWRGEVGDEDYARHLAAEWLGVPERTVHAVEFQELQTDQAYFDALKAEIATDLEPFKADTVSEVISKYLGSSIRVTDTDDEQD; this comes from the coding sequence ATGGACGCCCGCTACGCCTTCCGTGTCCGAGTTCGTCTCGAGCCCGCTCGCGAAGACGTCTCCATAGCGCCCAGCAGTGCCGAGACGACGGTCACGCTCTTTCGCGAAGCGCCGGAGCCAGGCACCGAGGGCTGGCTGTTTTTCCGAGACACGCTGTGGCGTGGTGAGGTCGGCGACGAGGACTACGCTCGCCACCTCGCCGCAGAGTGGCTCGGTGTCCCCGAACGAACCGTCCACGCGGTCGAGTTTCAGGAACTCCAGACCGATCAGGCGTATTTCGACGCCCTAAAAGCGGAAATCGCGACCGATCTCGAGCCGTTCAAGGCCGACACCGTCTCGGAGGTCATCTCGAAATATCTCGGCTCGAGCATTCGAGTAACTGATACGGACGACGAGCAGGACTAA
- a CDS encoding helix-turn-helix domain-containing protein produces the protein MSTGEHQLAVPDQLTSPQAKLVYLSLLVTGEAKAADLEQLLGLPKLTLFAVLESLAAQDLIQRTGECYVCQ, from the coding sequence ATGTCCACGGGCGAACACCAACTTGCAGTTCCAGACCAGCTCACATCACCACAGGCGAAACTCGTCTATCTCTCGCTTTTGGTCACCGGTGAGGCGAAAGCAGCCGATCTCGAGCAGTTGCTCGGGCTGCCCAAGCTCACACTCTTTGCCGTTCTCGAATCGCTCGCCGCGCAAGATCTCATTCAGCGAACGGGGGAGTGCTATGTCTGCCAATAA
- a CDS encoding HTH domain-containing protein, translating to MSANNTAVPALEAELEGDVRVDCYVRSSVPAAVSERLTALLERLQTLAETDAIADVQVSQWPAEHAIGETDQPTREELVAEFDEWATEHGYSLEPGFCRQQIDLSPFGIDDPSETIRVPLVALAFYDADDAGNADETVQGVVPCTKSDQDDGKRTYTVDGWLTTVERHASETSPNGTQTDQRALLEGSR from the coding sequence ATGTCTGCCAATAACACTGCCGTCCCGGCTCTCGAAGCCGAGCTGGAGGGTGACGTTCGGGTCGACTGTTACGTTCGCTCGAGCGTGCCAGCTGCGGTTTCCGAACGGCTCACCGCGCTGCTCGAGCGGCTGCAGACGCTCGCGGAAACCGACGCCATCGCCGACGTGCAGGTCTCCCAGTGGCCGGCTGAACATGCGATCGGCGAGACAGACCAGCCGACGCGGGAGGAACTCGTCGCCGAGTTCGACGAGTGGGCGACCGAGCACGGCTATTCGCTCGAGCCGGGCTTCTGTCGACAGCAGATCGACCTCTCACCGTTTGGGATCGATGACCCGAGCGAGACGATTCGGGTCCCGCTGGTGGCGCTTGCCTTCTACGATGCCGACGACGCTGGCAACGCTGACGAGACTGTACAAGGCGTCGTTCCATGCACGAAATCCGATCAAGACGACGGCAAGCGGACCTATACCGTCGACGGGTGGCTCACGACTGTCGAACGGCATGCGTCGGAGACATCCCCGAACGGGACTCAAACGGATCAGCGGGCCCTGCTGGAGGGATCACGATGA